TGGGACGTGGTATATGAACAGCATTTCAGCAGCATAAAGGTTTTCAGGAATGAACaagccttttcattttcattcctttctaaATTGTCCTAATTGCTGAGTTGATTTTACCTCTGTTATTTGGGGAACAGTGCTCTGTTGTCATCCTCACGAAGTCTACAAGGATTTAACCCCTGAAAACCATCTgaggtaaaaagaaaactttcttacGTTGTATAATTCCTATCAAAGAATCGGTTGTAAATTTTGTATTAacaatttaaaaggaaaaaatcttttatggTACGCTAACAatgaagaatagatttagggTTGGTAACTACAAATTAATCACTTTATGATGGTGTCACTCACAAGTTGGATCAGAACAGCATCAGATACTGGgttttcagaacaaaactgCATGAAGTCCCATGGGTTTCACAATAATGTCTTGGAGGACCATCACTTGGGGATTCCTCAGCTTTCAAAGTGGCTGAGCATGTTTTTAGAAACAAGACATTCATTGTTCTCAACCACTGTTCAGCTATCTCAGCATTTCAGTTTATTATGAATCATTTTGTCATCCCTCTTGAATTTGCTCATATTTCTAGAAGCCTTGGAATGAGAGGACAGATAATAAAATTTTGTGGAAGACAACTAATACGGTGCCTGATACATATTCTGTGACTCACGCTGGCCAAAGTAAACCTCTGTTCAAACTAGCTTTGCATTCAGATTTACTTAAGTCATTGAAAATCTTTCCGTTATTATGGAAATGGCTCCAGTTTCTGCTCCAGCTGTCCATGTGACAAAAATTACTGCTTTCAACTAACTCATTTTAGCATGTTAAGAATCTGTTAAAAAATACTCATTAGGGAGACACCTCCCCCCTGCTATATCCAGACCAAGCGGGGCCAGAATGTACAAGGGACAGCCCACAGCAGCATTGCTCTCTTGTACAAATAGTTACAGACTGTAGTACAGTGCAGTACCATGAGTCATCTATGTAACTGATCCTGATCAGTGTTGAGCGTAGTCATAGCTTTGCTTTGCCTCATGAACCAGGAGCATTCTGAGTGTGTGACCGCAGCTTTCCATCCTACTGCATCACTTAGCATATATTGTTCATTttccttgcttgctttgcaCCCcattctctgctgcttcttgaaTCTCTAGGTCCTTCTCTCAGGCTAATGGCTTCAGTTCTAATGTCAACCCTGTCTTCTGaagcctgtatttttctttggctAACTCTGAAAcacctgcatttttctgtaagacagtgtttcttcagctgaaacCCCATTTTTAGCTCCTCTGGGGTATGTGCGGATTTCTGTTTACACAGCAGCTGGCAAGAGAGGCACTGTAGTTACCAGTTTTAATGATCACTGAGAGAATTTAGCtactgtttaaaattaaagatcATTAGCAGCTTTCTAGCTGTCACTACACTGTATTTGCAGCCAACAATTGCAGTTGCTTCccacttttctgtcttttggacCAGCTCAACCTCTTTCGACCAATGCCATTTGCTTCTTTACCACTTTGCAATCTCTTTGAACCTCGTTGGGAACTCTTGAGAAACCCTGCTCTGATCTAAACTACATCAGGGCTATACGGAGGGGGCATAACTGTACCATCTGATGTAATGCTCTTTTGTCTCTATTTCTTCTGTCTGCTTCCCAATCTCTTCTGTCCCAGGGAAGAATATAGTTGCTGCAAAGATGGAGCATACTGCTAAGGATATTTTATGCCTGATATTTTAGATAGCTAGGTACTTAACAcgccttttgtttgctttcacaaTCTTTATGCATTTTTGCAATAAATCAATCAAAAATTACTGTCCAAAGCTGCGGGAACTCTCTCAATGAATGTACAAAGACGCGTGTATTTCCAGACAGATCTGAACCGGGACTGGGTGAAAGGCAGCACCACTGGCTTGGCTGTTCCGTGCTGCTGCCCCGGGTGCAGCGGCAGGCGGTTGCCGCAGGCAGTGCGGCTCTTCCCATAGCAACCGGTTTGTTTACCTTCCGCGCTGTTCcgagccagctcctgccctccttgGTCGCACCTTTAAAAAGGAACTATGGCTGCTGCGGTGGAGTGAGGctggagggcagctgggagcaaCCCCCTCCCCGTGAAGGGAACTGCGGCGGCGGCGCTTGGCCAGGGCTGGCCCCGGGAGCGGGCGAGGGGCAGCGTCAGCCACGAGGTGAGGGAGAAGGGGGATCGGGTTAAGGGTGCCCGTGCTGGAGCGCGGGCAAAGCTGGGTGTTGCTGCGGAGCAGCCGTGTGCACTGGGCGTGCGGCGTTGTCTCAGGAACACTGGATGAGCACAGTGCACGAACAGGAAAATTGATAATCAAACTGCTGTGACTTTGCATATATGTTGGCTATTGGTTTCGCCCTACATTAAACCAGCGTTCCCAGTATGCTTCGTTCTGCTTTAACCCTTCCTAGGCTTTTCCATTCCCTCATTTACCTGCTGTATTTCCTCCTTCAGCTTTTCAGGgcctgttttctccttttttttttctaatgaccattacatttcttttttacaacCTAGAGTTCATCCGCCCCTCCAGCCATATTCTAAAAAGGTGTTTACTTCTCCAACCTGTGGGAGActtatcttttttatttgttccctttttctcagttttctgtgaTTGTCATTTAGTAATTCCATCCCTCCTCACAggtctcctttcccttctccctcctatCGCAGACAGCCCATCTTTTCCTTGCAGTTCCATTTTCAAGCCTCTTGCTCTCTCTCCTCCTAGCTTCCATTCCcaaattcttctgtttcatcATTTCTCCCACTCCAAACTCTCTCCCCCACACCTTAGCAAAGTCCTGGGGAACCTTGAGCAagacatcttttcttttcatacctGTGTCATTTTGCAGGTAAAAGGGGCAAGAATATTTCTCACCCTCATGGACTTGTCTTCTCCCCTTCTTGCTTCGCAGCCAAATATAATGCTATTCCTGTTCTCAGGTTCCACATTCCAAGAACTGACCCGTGTTTTATCCAGAAACTTTCCAAAAAACAATGGCCAGACTACTGCAAGTTCCACCCAAGTTTCGTCCCTCAGAATGGGACATTGCAAACAAGATGCAGTGTGCCAGTACAGAGTCTCAGAAATCCAGGTCAGAGCGCATGATAGCTGAGAGTCGGAGGCTGCTGGATGAAATAGAAAAGACAACTCAGAAAACCCAAAGTGATGTCAACAAGAAAATAGGTAAGTCCATGTGTTCTACAAGTGGCGAGATGTGTTATTTGAGCTGCATGGTTAAGATGGACTTAGAAAATTAGTTGATCATGAATAGAAATGTATGTCAATGTCATGCTCTCTGATCTCAtggaaaaattcaaaatatttaaaaaaatattttgaggcagattctttattttataacaAACAAATTACTTctccaaaacacacagaaagctATTCCAACCAAAAACTCCTGACACAGAGTTAGTTGCAGAAGTGTCTCCACACATCAGCCTAGAGCACTACATGCACTCCACTATGgaataaatctatttttagcCATATCTACGATCTGACCCACAGTGCATGATGAGCTTGTGTTAATACCTGTTTGCaattttcattctgcagaacagagacgggaagaaataaaattctggaAGGAAGAATTAGATAACAAACTTGAACAAATTGTTCATGAGACAGAGGTACTGTTGACTTTCAAGACTAGGCTGGAGAAATCTTTGGAGAGCTGCAAAGAGCCACTCATCATTGCCCAAAAGTGTCTCCTGAACAGGTGAGATgattaagaagaaaagcattcagggagagaaaaaaaaaagaaatctaggTAATGAACCTttaacaaataacaaaaaaaggctgcaaaaaAAGGCCTGCATCTCTTTGCAGTGGAGTCGCAGTCTGATTTAGGTGTTGTAACACTGGGGAACCAACACTGTAAAGGAAAAACTTCCTGTGTGGCAAGGAAAAGCCTTCAATTTGGAAAGCCGGGCTTCATCATCTTCTGTTAGCTGCAGGCATTTGAACAATGTGGCTGAtggcttttcctctctttgtttAGGCAGAGGCGAGCTGGGATTGACTTGGTGCATGATGAAGTGGAACAGGAACTGGTGAAGGAAGCTGAAGTCCTCCAGGGGGTTATTGCTTTGCTTGGACGTACATTGGAACAAACCAATGAGCAAATCAGGTGCAGAGGCAAAGAGTGTAACTAACACTGATTAGCTGAGAAGTTGTAGGGTTGGGCTAAGCACAGGCCCAAAGTTACCTTCTGTGCTAAACAGTATCAGGAGGTCAGTTCTAATTCATACCATTCGATCATTAATGGTGAGAAGTTCTGTTTGATAGAACTCAAAGTACTTCACATGATCGCTGGTCTTCTCATGATCCAGTCCTGTGCCTTTAGTTCCAACAGGAATTGTACCGTCAGTTCATATGGAGGCAGCTTCATGCTCTAGATTTTGGGACTTTACAACTAACAGTTCGTACATGAAGAATTCCGTAGCAGCATTTGTATTATCTAATGCATGTATGTTAGGGACAGCTGTGAGTGCCTACACTTTGGCTTAGAGTCCAGTTGTTTCTCCTCCTAGACTAAACCGTTCAGCAAAATACAACCTGGAAATGGATCTGAAGGACAAGTTCACAGCTTTGACGATTGATGATTACTGTGCTAGCTTGACAAACAACACTCCTGATATCAGATATGCTGATAATGCAGTGAAAATAGAAGGAAAGTAAGTGGTTATTTAGTTCAATGAACATATGATAATTATACAGCTAATATTAGCTGTTCCAGTAGTAGCATGattaaagtaattttgtgtAAAACAGACTCTTATCTGTCCATCATCTGTCTGTTGTAGGTTGGTTTTTGTACTTCTGTCCACCAGTTTAATATGTGTGTAATATGTCTGTGAAATAAGCCACACTGATCATGTTCCCAGTGAACTGCAGTGTACTAGAAGTTTTTGAGGCTCACAGTTAGCTAAGGAAAAAATTCACACATTGCTTAAACCCAGACTAGATTTACTAATCTAACTTCCTCTCCCAGGGTGTCCTAGTGGGGAGAACGCTGGACTGGGACACATAAGGTGTGGAGTCAGTTTCTGACTCAGCCATTAACCTGTCAAATGTGGCCCTTCTGCGTGAGTGAGTTAGTGTGAATACTTTAGCTGGAGAAATAGCTACCACAGAAAAACAGGCTGAAAAGAGGACCCATACTGAGAAAGCAGTGTGAGCGTGAGACAGTCTCCCGGGGACGCTATTCATTCCGCGAGAACTGACGAACTTGGAACAGCAAGAGCCTGATAGCTCTTGGTGCTAACACATTAGTGTGCATCAACAGCAGGTTGTATAACTCAGACCACCCCCAGAACGGTGTTGGCTGCTATATGCAAATGGCAATTACAGCTTTATATATCCACCCAATGAAACGAGGAACCTTCCCGACACCTGCCTGCAAGCCACTGGTGCACAAGTATGGCCCTCGAATTCTGGGCATAGAGTTGGGGGGTGGTTTCCCAACTATTGCTCCAACCAGGTACTCTATGTGACTGTCTTATTGGTGGTGAACTGTGAGAGGGAATAAGTGAATGTTTTTTGTGAATAGTGACCTGCTATTAATAGTAACAGCTGAATTATATTAGTAATAACAGCTTAATTAATGAAAGGTGTTCTAAGAAATATTGGTTATTATCTATGTTTCCCCCACAACAACATAATCCTTTATCAGGGAAAGGAAAGTTATAACAAAGTTGCTCTGTGACTtcagcaaattaatttccatCCTACCCTTCTCTActttattctgaaatgtttgcAACAGAGAGGGTCTTTATTTTGTGTCTGTAGAACTCCCAGCACAACCGGCACTCACTGGGATGTGCAGTTAATAGTACTGCTTTGTTGTCGGTTTTGTGGCATAATTACAGATTTATAAAGTCAGAGAGGGCCTGATGCTGCCAGTTGACGACCTTTTATTTTCAatctctttcagttttgttaGCCCTGAAGACTGGATAGATTTCTCAAACATAAATGTTGAAAAGGCTGACAAGCAGAGAAACAGTTCTTTGGCACTGAGGGTGCTGATTGATGGCATCCTCTCACAGACAGCGAATGACATGCGCAAGCAATGTGAGATGGTGAATGCTGCATTTAGAAATAGGGTGAAGGAAGTCAAGGATGCTAAGCACAAGCTAGAGACACTCCTTGCAACGGTAAGTGGTAGGAGACAGTCAGTGAGAAAGTGGAAACAGCAGGCATGGGTTACCTACCAGTTTTCTCAATCCAATGGCTTGAGCTACTTTGCTTTAAGAATTTTACCTTTGCAATATTGGCAACCCTGCcacattttccttcctcccaccccctaAAAGTCAtcttagattttattttctcagctcTGTGTGCACCGCTACAGAGGTGAATTTCTGGAATCACTGGCTCAATGTAAGTGTCGCTGTAGACGTCAGGATTTCCCTTGCGATTTTTAGTTACATGGGCTCCTTTAGAATTTTCATGATTGTGATATAAGAGCTTAATAACTCATAAAATTGGGGTCAATGTGCTTGAAATCTGATACAAGAAAACTGAGTGTTAATGTTAAATATTAATTGCTGAGCATAAATCTCCAGTTTCACTCA
This window of the Pelecanus crispus isolate bPelCri1 chromosome 12, bPelCri1.pri, whole genome shotgun sequence genome carries:
- the TEKT1 gene encoding tektin-1, encoding MARLLQVPPKFRPSEWDIANKMQCASTESQKSRSERMIAESRRLLDEIEKTTQKTQSDVNKKIEQRREEIKFWKEELDNKLEQIVHETEVLLTFKTRLEKSLESCKEPLIIAQKCLLNRQRRAGIDLVHDEVEQELVKEAEVLQGVIALLGRTLEQTNEQIRLNRSAKYNLEMDLKDKFTALTIDDYCASLTNNTPDIRYADNAVKIEGNFVSPEDWIDFSNINVEKADKQRNSSLALRVLIDGILSQTANDMRKQCEMVNAAFRNRVKEVKDAKHKLETLLATVMDETASQEKNIAALKKAIADKEGPVKVAQTRLEARNHRPNVELCNDAVQYRLISEVQEITTNIQRLKDTLAQAETELKGLSRRQLSLEEEIQVKENTLYIDEVLCMQMRESVSINNF